AAAAAAAGCTGTTTAATAAATTTATTAAACAGCTTTTTTATTATTTACATAATGCTTAGAGTTTCTTTTTTAGAATTGTATCTTTTATATATGATTAAATCCCTTCTATTTCTCATATCTAATTTAGAAAGAATATTAGTTACATGTTTTTTTATAGTATGTTCACTTACGTATAATTCCTTTGCAATCTCTTTGTTTGTTAATCCAATAGATACTTTATCTAAAACCTGATTTTCTCTATCAGTTAAGACATTGCTATCTTCAAAATTATTGCCTGTTCTCTCATTTATCATTTCTTCTAATAAATCCACATCATAATATTTTTTACCTTTTATAACTGTATTTAATATATGCATTAATTCATCTTTTTCTGGTATATCTACTATATAACTATTGATTCCATTTTTAAAACATTCTATAAAAATTTCTTTATTTTTATCTTTATTAAAAACCATTATTTTTGAATTGCCGAAAACCTCTTTTATATCACTTATAGAATCTTTACTTTGTTCTATATCAACAAATACAAAATTAATATTTATTAAATTATAATCTTCAGCCTCTTTCAAATCTTTTATACACCTGACTTTATAGTCTTTAAATCTGTTACTAAAAAATAGAGATAACGCCTCTCTAATTATAAAAGATTTAGATATTATTAACACTTCCACATACCACCCCTATATAAAAATTTTTATAAAGATACATAATTGCATAATATACAATTATGCAAAATTGGAAGCCGGTTGCACTACTCACTCCATATATTCCAAGTGCCCAGATACAGAATATACTTCTACGTTTCTTTCATAATGTAATAAAATTGTTACACCTTTAGACTATATAATATCATATACTTTAGTGTAAATTAATAGATTTCGCCCTACATTTTTTCTGAAAATTCTATATATTTTTACATCATAACTATTTTTTCTACAAAATAAAACAAATTGAAACATCCTAAATATTTTAATTAATACAAATCATTATTTAAAATAATTTCTTTTCTACTTTTGTAATTCAATTTACTCATAACGTGACTTAAATGTTTTTTTACCGTGAATTCGGTTATATTTAACTTTTTAGATATCTCTCTATTAGATAATCCTTTGCTAGCCTCTATCATTACCTCTTTTTCTCTATCAGTAATAATGTATTTAGAATCTTTACTTTTCATTTTTCCTATAAGTTTATGTACTACTTGAGAGTCATAAAATTTACTTCCATTTAATATTTTGTTTATTATATACTTAAATTCGTATTCATCTTCAAAATCACATACATAACCATCTATATTATAATCTAAGCATACTTTAAGAACACCTTCACTTTTAAATCGATCTAATACCATTAAATAATTATTATATTCTTTTAGTTTAACTATTCTCTTTAAATTATCAAGCTTTGTATCGTAATTATGATATATAGCTAAATCATAATTTTTATAATTATTTATTTCTATATAACTATCGATATCAAATATATCTACATCTATATTTTTATTTTTATATATTTTCATTATTAAGTTATTTATTGTTTCTTTTATAATAAAAGAATTAGATAAAACTAATATATTCATCTTTGCCTCCTACAACTTGTAATACACTTTTTAGTAATAATTATAGTTAAGTATATTACACTTTTTGCACACTACTTTGTATACTCGCCTTTAACTATTAGTCTATGACTTCCTATATATTTAGGCGTACATGTTACTAAAGTTATTTCTTTTTTATCCTTATCACTTGAGTCTACCACTTCTACTTTATCTGGTGTAACAACTTCTATATTATTAACTTTATACTTAAATTCTTCGTTTCCAGATAAAACATTTATCTCATCTCCTACTTGTAGTTCATCTAAGTTTGAAAAAAACTTATTACTTGTATATGCCCTATGACCTGCTACTGCAAAATTTCCATATTCTCCTGGCATAGATGTATTTTCAAAGTGACCTACTGCATCTTTTAATATCTCGTTGTCTATACCTCTTTTTATAGCTACTTCTAAATCTATTTTAGGTATATTTAAAACTCCTATCACATCTCCTAAATTATATTCATCATTTTTAATATCACTAGTGATTATAGTTTCTTTATAATCTTCTACCATCTTATTATTTATTTTAGACGTTGTGTAATTTAAATATAAAACTCCACATATTACACATGCACCAAAAGCTATAAGTAACTTTCCAAAAGTACGTTTCATATTATCACACCCTCTTCTTAGTCTTTATAATAAAAGAATATAAATACTGCTAAAAAAATAATTTCAATAGCTATTGCCTTTGGATTAGATAGTAAGTTCATTACATATCCTACCTTAGGAATACTAAATTTAACTTCTCCTATTATGTTTTCTTCTTTTAAAATATCTGCATCATTTACATTATTATTATCACCTTTTGTTATATATCCTTCATCTGTTTCTTCTATTACTCTATGAGTTATTATTACTCCTTCATTATCTTTGTATGTCACGATATCATTTACTTTTATATCAGATTTGTCCTTATGTTGAGTTATAACCATATCTCCTGGATAAAATTTAGGCTCCATACTTCCCGATAATACAGTATAAGTTCTAAATCCTATTATTTTAAATAACTTATCTGACTTTGTAGACATTAAATTCAATATTAAAATACCAAATATACATAAAACTATAAAATTCAATATATTATAATTTTTTGATTTTTTTTCTTTTACCATGTTAATTTCCCCCTATAAACTAAAAGATGCTGTTTATATTTAAACAGCATCTTTTAATTGTTATTGTGTTTCTATTTCTTCAGTTTGTTGTTGTGCTGTTTCTGATTTATTAGGAATCGATTCATCCATAGATATACCAACTTCTTCAAGTTGACTAGGATTTTCTACATCTTCTTTTGGACATTTTACTATATCTATATTGCTATTATTTTCTTCTTTTTGAGACTCTTCCATATTTTGTTCAATAGGAGCTTCTACATCTTCATTTGTAGTTTCTTCATCTTCATTATTATCTATAGATTTTGATCTTGAACTAATAACGTGATAATATGCTTCAAGTTTTTTATCTTCATTAATCCTAAACTTTATATTCCATACTTCTGTTATTTCTATTTCTTGACTATCTTTTTTCTCTTTAAACTTAATTTCTATATTAAATTGATTTTCTTCACTAAATTTATCACCTATTTTATCTTTATTAAAATCTTTATCATTTCTCTTTTCTATAACAAAATGATGAAGACTTTTCTCATCTAACTTTATATCGCTGAATTCTCCACTTCCTCCTTCAAGTATTTTTATACTATCTATCTCCTTTGGTTTATATTTATCTGGTATATAAATCTTTATTTCTTCTCTACCATCTTGGAAATGGACCTTTAAGTTAGATTTTAATAAGTCATTTTTTGATTCTTCTATTTTAACTAAGTTTGCCTGGTTTGCCATATCTGTAAATCCAGCTTCTTCAGAAGTTATTTGCCCATTATTATAATTAATTTGACTTGCAAATACATCTACATTAAAGCCTATATTCTTTTGGGATATTTCATTTATTATGCTTTCATCGCCTGTATTTAAACTTATTATAGATTTACATTTCAATGTCTCTCCAGGCTTTAATTTAACCCTTGTTCCATTCTCGTACTTTAAATCTATAAATTTATCTTCAGCTAAATTAATATCTACGTTAGTTAATATTTTATTATTATCTTCATCCACAATGTTTAGACTATAACTTATATATTTAAAGTACATAGGGTTTAAATCATTTAATTCATTTAAATTAATTTTCAATCTCAATTTTTCATTCAAATTACCATCATTTTTAATTGTAAAGTCTTTAACTTCTTTAAAATTTTTATCTTCCTTTAAAGTTTCACTATTAAATCCCTCACTAATGGCTACATTTAAATCTCCCATAGTTATAGATAAATGATTTTGTATATTTTCTTTATCATCAAACCATGCATATGCAGATATAGTGTTGCAAACACCTATAATTAATGTAAGAGCTAAACTACTCATGACAGTTTTGATAGTTTGATTTTTTGTTTTTTTAAGTCGTTTTAATCTACTCATGATGTTTACCTCCTTTTTCTTTAGACGAGTTTTTATTCAACATAAAACCTGCTCCTATTGTTGCTAACCCAAACATAATTAAACTTGTCGAATTTATTATCCCGCCTGTTTGTGGCAATTTGTTTGATCCACTACCAACTTCCATATCTGGATTTAAAGATGTATTTGGATTTTTATTAGGTTGTTCAGTTGGCGGGTTTGGCTTAATTAATTTATTATCATCTACTTTATATGCGATCCCTATATTAAATATATTTTCAAGCGATTGCGCATTATTATCCATTTCAACATCTTTTTTCATATTCATATTCAATAATAACTTTTCATTAGATTTTATATTCAACTCTTGATATAAAACTATTCCATTTTCAGATAATAACTTATCTAATTTACCTTCAAATAAAGTATCACCTTGATAACTTAAGTTTATCGTTGTATTTCTAGCTAATTCATTAAATTCTAAACTATTAATGTTTATCTCTTTTTTAGTTATATAATTAGTAGATGAATCTAAACTTAGATACATTTTGTCTATTATTATATTTTCATTTTTATTATTTTTTACATAGAATTCTTTTGACTCTACTTTTCCTGGTTGCCACAATCCTTGACTTTCGTTAAATATTGGTTCTATAACTATACTTCTATCTTCATATGCATATATACCTGTCGTTGAAAGCAAAAAAATAGATATTGCACTCAACATTTTTACAATATATTTTTTCAACCTCATTCCCACACCTCATATTCTAAATAAAAAGCATTCTTATTAAAAGAATGCTTTTTATTTATATACTATAAACTTATCTATGATCAGTTTGCTCTGTCGTTATTGAATAGTTCCCTAACATATTTCCTAAGTTAAATTTATCTTCTTGGAATCCATTATCAACTTCGTTCTCACTTCCATTTCCAACACCTATTGTTGCCTTGAATTCAACAATTACAGAATCTCCATTTCCTTTTAATTTTTCTACTTCTTCTTTAAAGTTCCCATCATTAATATTTATAAATCCATTATCAATTGCACTTTTTTCTTTATCTGAAAGTTCTGATTCCTCTTTTGTTACAACTACCTGATTGTTTATATTTGAATTATTTGCTACTTCAACTTTTCTTGAAATAACATCTCCTGGTACTAACTTAGTGAAATCTTCTGTTTCCTTTCCATTTCTATACCATCCCATGTCAGTAACATCTACATCTAGAGTACCAGTAGTAATATTCAACTTATTATCTACTACTTCCTTATCTGTAAACCATGCTTTTGTTCCTGCAAAAGTTCCCCCAACTAATAATGTAGCCGCTAAAGCATATGCTATCGTTTTATTTTTTTTCATCCGAAAATTTCCCCCTATAAAGAATTTTTAATTAT
The nucleotide sequence above comes from Paraclostridium bifermentans. Encoded proteins:
- a CDS encoding signal peptidase I — translated: MVKEKKSKNYNILNFIVLCIFGILILNLMSTKSDKLFKIIGFRTYTVLSGSMEPKFYPGDMVITQHKDKSDIKVNDIVTYKDNEGVIITHRVIEETDEGYITKGDNNNVNDADILKEENIIGEVKFSIPKVGYVMNLLSNPKAIAIEIIFLAVFIFFYYKD
- a CDS encoding helix-turn-helix transcriptional regulator: MNILVLSNSFIIKETINNLIMKIYKNKNIDVDIFDIDSYIEINNYKNYDLAIYHNYDTKLDNLKRIVKLKEYNNYLMVLDRFKSEGVLKVCLDYNIDGYVCDFEDEYEFKYIINKILNGSKFYDSQVVHKLIGKMKSKDSKYIITDREKEVMIEASKGLSNREISKKLNITEFTVKKHLSHVMSKLNYKSRKEIILNNDLY
- a CDS encoding response regulator transcription factor; protein product: MEVLIISKSFIIREALSLFFSNRFKDYKVRCIKDLKEAEDYNLININFVFVDIEQSKDSISDIKEVFGNSKIMVFNKDKNKEIFIECFKNGINSYIVDIPEKDELMHILNTVIKGKKYYDVDLLEEMINERTGNNFEDSNVLTDRENQVLDKVSIGLTNKEIAKELYVSEHTIKKHVTNILSKLDMRNRRDLIIYKRYNSKKETLSIM
- a CDS encoding LPXTG cell wall anchor domain-containing protein, coding for MRLKKYIVKMLSAISIFLLSTTGIYAYEDRSIVIEPIFNESQGLWQPGKVESKEFYVKNNKNENIIIDKMYLSLDSSTNYITKKEININSLEFNELARNTTINLSYQGDTLFEGKLDKLLSENGIVLYQELNIKSNEKLLLNMNMKKDVEMDNNAQSLENIFNIGIAYKVDDNKLIKPNPPTEQPNKNPNTSLNPDMEVGSGSNKLPQTGGIINSTSLIMFGLATIGAGFMLNKNSSKEKGGKHHE
- a CDS encoding camelysin metallo-endopeptidase, translating into MKKNKTIAYALAATLLVGGTFAGTKAWFTDKEVVDNKLNITTGTLDVDVTDMGWYRNGKETEDFTKLVPGDVISRKVEVANNSNINNQVVVTKEESELSDKEKSAIDNGFININDGNFKEEVEKLKGNGDSVIVEFKATIGVGNGSENEVDNGFQEDKFNLGNMLGNYSITTEQTDHR
- a CDS encoding class D sortase yields the protein MKRTFGKLLIAFGACVICGVLYLNYTTSKINNKMVEDYKETIITSDIKNDEYNLGDVIGVLNIPKIDLEVAIKRGIDNEILKDAVGHFENTSMPGEYGNFAVAGHRAYTSNKFFSNLDELQVGDEINVLSGNEEFKYKVNNIEVVTPDKVEVVDSSDKDKKEITLVTCTPKYIGSHRLIVKGEYTK